The genomic stretch TGTAAAAACAGAAGTAAAAGATGGTAAACTATATCTACATTCTTCACATCCAGTTACATATTATATTACTGTAAAAGATCTAAACTCTATTCAATTAAATGATACGGGTCCCGGAGAGTTGAAAGCAGAGAATCTTAAAGTCACAAATTTGAATATTTATACTAATAGTATGAGTATTAATCTAGTCAATTTAAAAGCTGATAAACTTGTATTCACTGGAAGTGAATCTATAGATATTTCTGGTGAAGTTAATGAGCAGAATATAAACATAGAACAAAATAATGAATATAATGGAACTAAT from Methanobacterium sp. encodes the following:
- a CDS encoding DUF2807 domain-containing protein, with translation MRDISGFNQIIASGDGPTDIHINQSDKESLEVEAGPYATPSVKTEVKDGKLYLHSSHPVTYYITVKDLNSIQLNDTGPGELKAENLKVTNLNIYTNSMSINLVNLKADKLVFTGSESIDISGEVNEQNINIEQNNEYNGTNLISKIANVNVENNGMATVRVSDVLNAIVKHNGAIYYIGKPQLKKQIDHPSVGRIEEIKG